In one window of Nocardia brasiliensis DNA:
- a CDS encoding TetR/AcrR family transcriptional regulator, translating into MTNQALRSYGGVSAADRSAERRARLLAAARTTWGESGIAAVTVRGVCKTAGLTDRYFYEHFANREELLAAVADEVRDQLLATLVQAGVSSAGTPENRLRAALQAFLEAVAGDRHIYRIVASDPGDLPALVRRRHDVLTMIADLVVEHAPIALGVTPDPARLRRAALFITGGVNQLIEGWLDHTLDLTAAELAAECADMCVRVLGDPS; encoded by the coding sequence ATGACGAATCAGGCCCTGCGCAGCTACGGCGGTGTCAGCGCGGCCGACCGCAGCGCCGAGCGGCGTGCCCGGCTGCTCGCCGCGGCCCGCACGACCTGGGGCGAATCCGGGATCGCCGCGGTCACCGTCCGCGGCGTGTGCAAGACGGCGGGGCTCACCGATCGGTACTTCTACGAGCACTTTGCCAACCGCGAGGAACTACTGGCCGCGGTCGCCGACGAGGTCCGGGATCAACTGCTGGCGACGCTCGTCCAAGCCGGAGTGTCCAGCGCCGGGACGCCAGAGAACCGGCTCCGCGCCGCGCTCCAGGCGTTTCTGGAGGCCGTCGCGGGCGATCGGCACATCTACCGCATCGTCGCCAGCGATCCCGGCGACCTCCCGGCGCTGGTGCGGCGGCGACACGACGTGCTCACGATGATCGCCGACCTCGTCGTCGAGCACGCGCCCATCGCCCTGGGCGTCACGCCCGACCCGGCCCGGCTGCGCCGCGCGGCGCTGTTCATCACCGGCGGCGTCAATCAACTCATCGAGGGCTGGCTGGACCACACGCTCGACCTGACCGCGGCTGAACTCGCCGCGGAGTGCGCCGACATGTGCGTCCGGGTGCTCGGCGACCCGTCCTGA
- a CDS encoding carotenoid oxygenase family protein yields the protein MTTAHRPAAYRQVTAPLLDEFDYRLTRIDGQLPKELQGTLYRIGPGKHQVGRSLLHNVFDGDGMISQFVLDGSSVRVRNRYVRTRHFEHGQRSDRIRYRGVGGQIPGGPLANIGRLPANVANTNIVDYAGGLLALWELGNPHRIDPDTLDTLGPTDFEGRLGFLGAFSAHPKWDPTTGEMYNFGLDILPTPRIRTYRVDRAGRLHRLATIPLLDLPWNHDFALTARYLVFVLDPILPDIPKLALATHSFIDSLEFKRAKGTRFLLVPKHGGRPRIVEHEALLHVHLTNAYDDGDDVVVELVRLDTEWDSFRRMTGMVNRADAAAPQFPDSRLMQYRITKGGTVIERQLTDRSGEFPQYDWRRGTREHRYSYLAGAGGPAGVFNSIVKVDHHTGAVRSCELGASSVGEPLFVPRARDSAEDDGWLLALNHELTENRSQLLILDARDPERGPLATAWLDHHIPWGFHGTFTHRVADPGPMA from the coding sequence ATGACCACAGCACACCGCCCCGCCGCCTACCGTCAGGTCACCGCACCGCTGCTCGACGAGTTCGACTACCGCCTCACCCGGATCGACGGGCAGCTGCCGAAGGAGCTCCAGGGCACGCTGTATCGCATCGGACCGGGCAAGCATCAGGTCGGACGTTCGTTGCTACACAACGTGTTCGACGGCGACGGGATGATTTCGCAGTTCGTGCTCGACGGATCGTCGGTGCGGGTGCGCAATCGCTATGTCCGCACCAGGCATTTCGAGCACGGGCAGCGCTCGGATCGGATCCGCTACCGCGGTGTCGGCGGGCAGATCCCGGGCGGCCCACTGGCCAATATCGGCAGGCTCCCGGCCAACGTGGCCAACACCAACATCGTCGACTATGCCGGTGGGCTGCTCGCGCTCTGGGAGCTGGGCAACCCGCACCGTATCGACCCGGACACCCTGGACACATTGGGCCCCACCGATTTCGAGGGACGGCTCGGCTTCCTCGGCGCGTTCTCCGCCCACCCGAAATGGGATCCCACCACCGGCGAGATGTACAACTTCGGCCTGGACATCCTGCCCACTCCGCGCATCCGCACCTATCGCGTCGACCGAGCCGGACGGCTGCACCGGCTCGCGACGATCCCGCTGCTCGATCTGCCGTGGAATCACGACTTCGCGCTCACCGCACGGTATCTGGTGTTCGTCCTCGATCCGATCCTGCCCGACATCCCCAAGCTCGCGCTGGCCACCCATTCGTTCATCGACTCGCTCGAATTCAAGCGCGCCAAGGGAACTCGTTTTCTGCTCGTGCCGAAGCACGGGGGCAGGCCACGGATCGTCGAGCACGAGGCACTGCTGCACGTGCACCTCACCAACGCCTACGACGACGGCGACGACGTGGTCGTCGAACTGGTACGCCTGGATACCGAGTGGGACTCGTTCCGTCGCATGACCGGCATGGTCAATCGCGCCGACGCCGCGGCACCCCAGTTCCCGGACTCCCGACTGATGCAGTACCGGATCACCAAGGGCGGCACGGTCATCGAACGCCAACTCACCGACCGTTCCGGCGAGTTCCCGCAGTACGACTGGCGGCGCGGTACCCGCGAACACCGCTACAGCTACCTCGCCGGCGCGGGCGGGCCCGCCGGAGTGTTCAACTCGATCGTCAAGGTCGATCACCACACCGGCGCGGTGCGCAGCTGCGAGCTGGGCGCGAGCTCGGTCGGCGAGCCGCTGTTCGTCCCCCGCGCCAGAGACTCCGCCGAAGACGACGGCTGGCTGCTCGCGCTCAATCACGAGCTCACCGAAAACCGTTCACAGCTGCTGATTCTGGACGCTCGCGACCCCGAGCGCGGACCGCTGGCCACCGCGTGGCTCGACCACCACATCCCCTGGGGTTTTCACGGCACGTTCACCCACCGCGTCGCCGACCCCGGGCCGATGGCCTGA
- a CDS encoding DUF6374 family protein — protein MSQPSRREWATWNLEQVRDQLLDAAAFGKRLTPEHLEHAAGRIGASLRVFQELTRGGPDFGAIAGRGCTGRGQLGPRGESPDR, from the coding sequence ATGTCACAACCTTCGCGCCGGGAGTGGGCGACGTGGAATCTGGAGCAGGTCCGTGACCAGCTGCTCGACGCGGCGGCATTCGGCAAGCGGCTGACGCCCGAGCACCTCGAGCACGCGGCCGGGCGGATCGGCGCGAGCCTGCGGGTATTCCAGGAGCTGACCCGCGGCGGACCGGATTTCGGCGCGATCGCGGGACGGGGCTGCACCGGACGCGGGCAACTCGGCCCGCGGGGCGAATCGCCGGATCGATAG
- a CDS encoding IS481 family transposase, with protein sequence MSHRNAPLTVEGRHRLVDRCRTRPIAHVAAEMGISRRCASKWVNRFRQHGELGLLDRSSAPHLSPSATPVQVVARIELLRRTRKWSARRISLELAAEGTRISVRTVGRHLVRLGLNRRRFLDPNGEPNRAPRRIIARRPGHMVHIDIKKVGKIPDGGGWRIHGRGSAQDKAARAANKRCRPGYVFLHTAVDGYSRLAYTEALPDEKAVTAIGFVFRARAFFAAHGITSIERIVTDNGACYKARDFAKVLLGARHQRITPYTPRHNGKVERYNRILAEEFLYAREWTSDLQRQQALQIWNIHYNYHRPHSAAGNRPPASRLRTGVTNVMASYT encoded by the coding sequence GTGTCTCACCGTAATGCCCCGTTGACTGTCGAGGGCCGCCACCGGCTCGTGGACCGCTGCCGGACCCGCCCGATCGCCCATGTCGCCGCCGAGATGGGCATCTCCCGCCGATGTGCGTCGAAGTGGGTCAACAGATTTCGTCAGCACGGCGAGCTCGGGCTCCTCGACCGGTCCAGCGCCCCGCATCTGTCACCATCGGCCACGCCAGTGCAGGTGGTGGCCCGGATCGAACTGTTGCGCCGGACCAGGAAATGGTCCGCTCGCCGGATCTCACTTGAACTGGCAGCCGAAGGCACCCGGATCTCGGTGCGGACCGTGGGCCGGCACCTGGTCCGGCTCGGGCTGAACCGACGCCGGTTTCTGGACCCCAACGGTGAACCGAACCGGGCCCCGCGCCGGATCATCGCCCGCCGACCAGGCCATATGGTCCACATCGATATCAAGAAGGTCGGAAAGATCCCCGACGGCGGCGGCTGGCGCATCCACGGTCGAGGATCGGCCCAGGACAAAGCCGCCCGCGCGGCGAACAAACGTTGCAGGCCCGGTTACGTGTTCCTTCACACCGCTGTCGACGGCTACTCGAGGCTGGCCTACACAGAAGCCTTGCCGGACGAGAAAGCAGTCACGGCAATCGGTTTCGTGTTCCGGGCCCGGGCATTTTTCGCCGCTCACGGCATCACCAGCATCGAACGGATCGTCACCGACAACGGTGCCTGCTACAAAGCCCGCGACTTCGCGAAGGTGCTCCTCGGTGCCCGCCATCAGCGGATCACGCCCTACACACCGCGGCACAACGGCAAGGTCGAGCGTTACAACCGGATCCTGGCCGAGGAATTCCTCTACGCCCGCGAGTGGACTTCAGATCTGCAGCGCCAGCAGGCGCTGCAGATCTGGAACATCCACTACAACTATCATCGACCACACTCGGCCGCTGGAAACCGGCCACCAGCGAGCCGCCTCCGAACCGGCGTCACCAACGTCATGGCCTCATACACCTAG
- the ftsE gene encoding cell division ATP-binding protein FtsE, translated as MRNVSKSYKTSTRPALDNISVEVDKGEFVFIIGPSGSGKSTFMRLLLKEETPTSGQIQVADFRVDKLPGRKVPKLRQRMGCVFQDFRLLQQKSVHDNVAFALEVIGKRRQFIERTVPEVLEMVGLGGKADRLPSELSGGEQQRVAIARAFVNRPLVLLADEPTGNLDPDTSGDIMMLLERINRIGTTVLMATHDNHIVDAMRRRVIELDRGRLVRDEATGVYGVDR; from the coding sequence ATGCGCAATGTCAGCAAGTCGTACAAGACCTCGACGCGACCGGCGCTGGACAACATCAGCGTCGAGGTGGACAAGGGCGAGTTCGTCTTCATCATCGGGCCGTCCGGTTCGGGCAAGTCGACCTTCATGCGACTACTGCTGAAAGAGGAAACGCCCACCTCGGGGCAGATCCAGGTCGCCGACTTCCGGGTCGACAAGCTGCCCGGCCGCAAGGTGCCGAAGCTGCGCCAGCGCATGGGCTGCGTGTTCCAGGACTTCCGGCTGCTGCAGCAGAAGTCGGTGCACGACAATGTCGCGTTCGCGCTGGAGGTGATCGGCAAGCGGCGCCAGTTCATCGAACGCACCGTCCCCGAGGTCTTGGAGATGGTCGGCCTCGGCGGCAAAGCCGATCGACTACCGAGTGAGCTCTCCGGCGGCGAACAGCAGCGCGTGGCGATCGCCCGTGCCTTCGTGAACCGGCCGCTCGTGCTGCTCGCCGACGAACCAACCGGCAACCTCGACCCGGACACCAGTGGCGACATCATGATGCTGTTGGAGCGAATCAACCGGATCGGGACGACGGTGCTGATGGCGACCCACGACAACCACATCGTCGACGCGATGCGCAGGCGGGTGATCGAACTCGATCGTGGCCGCCTGGTGCGCGACGAGGCGACCGGTGTGTACGGAGTTGATCGCTGA
- the ftsX gene encoding permease-like cell division protein FtsX, translating into MRASFLFSEVLTGLRRNVTMTIAMILTVAVSLTMLGGGLLAVRIADKTEQYFLDRLEVRLYLTEDVSANDPDCSRDPCKTLMADLKATKDVESVQYLSRDDAVREAKEKTFKDQPELAKYVSETPLPASLRVKMKNAELYPQIYEKFFDRPGVGMVRNDKDIVDRLVSLFDGLRNAAFGLAVLQALAALLLIANMVQIAAFTRRTEVGIMRLVGATRWYTQLPFLLEAVVAALAGSVVAVLGLLLARPLVIDRALGDLFASKVFPRITGDDIAMVALVIAPVGVLFAALTAYGTLRYYVRE; encoded by the coding sequence ATGCGCGCGAGCTTCCTGTTCAGCGAGGTCCTCACGGGCCTGCGCCGCAATGTCACCATGACGATCGCGATGATCCTGACCGTCGCGGTCTCGCTGACCATGCTCGGTGGCGGCCTGCTCGCGGTGCGGATCGCGGACAAAACCGAGCAGTACTTCCTGGATCGGCTCGAGGTGCGGCTGTACCTCACCGAGGACGTCTCGGCCAACGACCCGGACTGCTCGCGTGATCCGTGCAAGACGCTGATGGCGGATCTGAAGGCGACCAAGGACGTGGAGTCGGTCCAGTACCTCAGCCGCGACGACGCCGTGCGCGAGGCCAAGGAGAAGACGTTCAAGGACCAGCCCGAACTGGCCAAGTACGTCAGCGAGACGCCGCTGCCCGCGTCACTGCGGGTGAAGATGAAGAACGCGGAGCTGTATCCGCAGATCTACGAGAAGTTCTTCGACCGGCCCGGGGTCGGCATGGTGCGCAACGACAAGGACATCGTGGACCGGCTGGTCAGCCTGTTCGACGGGTTGCGCAACGCGGCCTTCGGCCTCGCGGTGCTGCAGGCGCTGGCGGCGCTGCTGCTGATCGCGAACATGGTGCAGATCGCCGCGTTCACTCGCCGCACCGAAGTCGGCATCATGCGGCTGGTCGGCGCCACCCGCTGGTACACCCAGTTGCCCTTCTTGCTGGAGGCGGTGGTCGCGGCGCTGGCCGGATCGGTGGTCGCGGTGCTCGGCCTGCTCCTCGCGCGGCCCCTGGTGATCGACCGGGCGCTCGGTGACCTGTTCGCCAGCAAGGTGTTCCCGCGCATCACCGGCGACGACATCGCGATGGTCGCACTGGTGATCGCGCCGGTCGGCGTCCTCTTCGCGGCGTTGACCGCGTACGGGACACTGCGCTACTACGTGCGGGAATAG
- a CDS encoding MerR family transcriptional regulator: protein MLIGELARRTGVSTRLLRYYEEQGLLRPQRDGLGYRSYAEDATDRVAYIREMLAAGLSTEDIRGLLSCAVEHDGTRWIQACETSVRIVDDRYSELADRIAELERQRALLTRQRAMIRDMAPAEHV, encoded by the coding sequence ATGTTGATCGGAGAGTTGGCCAGGCGCACGGGGGTGAGTACCCGCCTGCTCAGGTACTACGAGGAGCAGGGGCTGCTGCGTCCGCAGCGGGACGGCCTCGGCTACCGGTCCTATGCCGAGGACGCCACCGACCGGGTCGCCTACATCCGGGAGATGCTGGCGGCGGGCCTGTCCACCGAGGACATCCGCGGCCTGCTGTCCTGCGCGGTGGAGCACGACGGCACGCGATGGATCCAAGCCTGCGAGACGTCGGTGCGCATCGTCGACGACCGGTACAGCGAATTGGCGGACAGGATCGCCGAACTCGAACGGCAGCGGGCGCTGCTGACCCGGCAGCGTGCCATGATCCGCGACATGGCGCCGGCCGAGCACGTCTGA
- a CDS encoding alpha/beta fold hydrolase: MTAIPLQTTVTGSGPGLVLAHGASGSIAANFGELIPVLAETHTVVASDYPDDDTALTHDGLADALVAAAVEAGVETFTVIGYSLGTTMAVRAAVRHPDRVRGLVLAAGFAKADNRTRHIVRLWQELLAAGENTAFSRLAATVAFSTSYLNSLSAEAVDEFVRAGATTIPGGTVQQARLVETVDTTGDLGRLTVPTLVVNATEDLLVDASNSRFLADAIPGAEYTEIAAGHVLMAEQPEQWRKTVEEFLVRHRL; this comes from the coding sequence ATGACAGCAATTCCCTTGCAGACCACAGTCACCGGCAGCGGACCCGGACTGGTCCTGGCCCACGGCGCCAGCGGCAGCATCGCGGCAAACTTCGGCGAGCTGATTCCGGTCCTCGCCGAGACGCACACCGTGGTCGCCTCCGATTACCCCGACGACGACACCGCGCTCACTCATGACGGGCTGGCGGACGCACTCGTCGCCGCTGCCGTCGAGGCGGGCGTCGAGACCTTCACCGTCATCGGCTACTCGCTCGGCACCACGATGGCCGTGCGGGCCGCCGTGCGGCATCCGGACCGCGTGCGCGGCCTGGTGCTGGCCGCCGGTTTCGCGAAGGCGGACAACCGCACCCGGCACATCGTGCGGCTCTGGCAGGAACTGCTCGCGGCCGGCGAGAACACCGCCTTCTCCCGGTTGGCCGCGACCGTGGCCTTCAGCACCAGCTACCTCAACAGCCTCTCGGCCGAAGCCGTCGACGAGTTCGTCCGCGCCGGCGCGACCACAATTCCGGGTGGCACCGTCCAGCAGGCGCGCCTGGTCGAGACCGTCGACACCACGGGCGATCTGGGTCGGCTCACCGTGCCGACCCTGGTTGTCAACGCGACCGAGGACCTCCTGGTCGACGCGTCGAACTCGCGTTTCCTCGCCGACGCCATCCCCGGCGCCGAATACACCGAGATCGCGGCGGGTCACGTGCTCATGGCCGAACAGCCCGAGCAGTGGCGCAAGACCGTCGAGGAGTTCCTGGTGCGGCACCGTCTGTGA
- a CDS encoding glycosyltransferase family 39 protein, translated as MPIVAACFAVVLVTVASRYGYHRDELYFLAAGRRLSWGYPDQPPLTPLVAEAMAAIDPDSLLLLRLPGILAATLVVVCAGLFAREFGGGRSAQALAAAAVASSALLMGAGHLLSTTVFELAVWSVLSLLVLKLLGGGGDTDTTRRKPLWFHGPRLWLPIGVVVGIGLQNKLLLIFPVTALVLALLLLGPRKIFATKYFPVAIGIAVLIWLPYLVWQARNGWPQWAMGRAIAGGSSGTSDSPIMFLLLQFGLMGPLLAPVWLFGLWRLAGDRRYRAFAATYPLLLVLFLVLGGKAYYLGVLYPILLAAGAVGLTKWLGERKTRWAAVSLVVAGNAAASALLFLPVLPVAVLKDTPVLAINYDAGETIGWPELVRQVGAVRAGMGDDIAVLTANYGEAGAIERFGDPYRLPAPHSGHNAYWWWGPPRDGTAEYLTVGIERDRLAELFAEIRPAGRVDNGLGIDNDEQGAPLFICRNPRAPWSELWAHAKRLG; from the coding sequence ATGCCCATCGTCGCGGCGTGCTTCGCCGTCGTTCTCGTCACAGTGGCCTCGCGTTACGGCTACCACCGCGACGAGCTGTACTTCCTGGCGGCCGGTCGGCGCCTTTCTTGGGGGTACCCGGATCAGCCGCCGTTGACGCCGCTGGTGGCCGAGGCGATGGCGGCAATCGATCCCGATTCGTTACTGCTGTTGCGGCTGCCCGGGATACTCGCGGCAACCCTGGTGGTGGTCTGCGCCGGGTTGTTCGCGCGGGAGTTCGGCGGCGGTCGCTCGGCACAGGCGCTGGCGGCCGCGGCGGTGGCGAGCTCGGCGCTGCTGATGGGCGCCGGACACCTGCTCAGCACCACGGTGTTCGAGCTGGCCGTGTGGTCGGTGCTGTCGTTGCTCGTGCTGAAGCTCCTCGGTGGCGGTGGTGATACGGACACAACGCGCCGAAAGCCGTTGTGGTTCCACGGTCCACGCCTCTGGCTACCGATCGGCGTGGTCGTCGGCATCGGCCTGCAGAACAAGCTGCTGCTGATCTTCCCGGTCACCGCGCTCGTGCTCGCACTGCTGCTGCTCGGCCCGCGAAAGATCTTCGCCACCAAGTACTTTCCGGTGGCGATCGGGATCGCGGTGCTGATCTGGCTGCCCTATCTGGTCTGGCAGGCGCGCAATGGCTGGCCGCAGTGGGCGATGGGCCGGGCGATCGCGGGTGGCTCCTCCGGCACCTCGGATTCGCCGATCATGTTCCTGCTCTTGCAGTTCGGGCTGATGGGCCCGCTGCTGGCGCCAGTGTGGCTGTTCGGGCTGTGGCGGTTGGCCGGGGACCGGCGCTATCGCGCGTTCGCCGCCACCTACCCGCTGCTCCTGGTGCTGTTCCTGGTGCTCGGCGGCAAAGCGTACTACCTGGGGGTGCTGTATCCGATCCTGCTCGCGGCCGGCGCGGTCGGGCTGACGAAGTGGCTGGGCGAGCGGAAGACGCGCTGGGCCGCGGTGAGTCTCGTGGTCGCGGGCAACGCGGCGGCGAGCGCGCTGCTGTTCCTGCCGGTGTTACCGGTCGCGGTGCTGAAGGACACCCCGGTCTTGGCGATCAACTACGACGCGGGCGAGACCATCGGCTGGCCGGAACTCGTCCGGCAGGTCGGCGCGGTGCGCGCGGGCATGGGCGACGACATCGCGGTGCTCACGGCCAACTACGGCGAAGCCGGTGCCATCGAACGATTCGGTGACCCGTACCGCCTGCCCGCGCCGCACTCGGGCCACAACGCGTACTGGTGGTGGGGGCCGCCGCGCGACGGCACGGCCGAGTACCTCACCGTCGGCATCGAGCGCGACCGCCTGGCCGAGCTGTTCGCCGAGATCCGACCCGCGGGCCGGGTCGACAACGGGCTGGGGATCGACAACGACGAGCAAGGCGCACCGCTGTTCATCTGCCGCAACCCGCGCGCACCCTGGTCCGAGCTCTGGGCGCACGCCAAGCGCCTGGGCTGA
- a CDS encoding acyl-CoA dehydrogenase family protein, with protein sequence MMMSTRDSATKRRPDTSAVGLNHPKRDWMGAAMRVMTTLTGSELAEKYNLRKPIERVTYEGTKTGFRTLGAATRAFAKVTGGGQPKRLAPNEAKNKDFFDLTPTDEQQMITETVKEFAAEILRPAAYEADAAAKAPRDLLERAAELGITLINVPEELEGAASERGAVTNSLVAEALAHGDMGLALPILAPSGVAVALSQWGTDAQQKTYLPAFTGENVPQASVVISEPRALFDPFALQTKAVRSPSGYRISGVKSLVPAAADAELFLIAAELDGRPALFIVPSDAPGLVVEADPSMGLRAAGLGRLLLDNVAVGTDAILGDGDAKQRAEDYADAVRLARLGWASLAVGTGQAVLDYVIPYVNEREAFGEPISNRQAVAFMVANIAIELDGLRLVTLRGASRAEQGLSFAREASLARKLATDKGMQIGLDGVQLLGGHGFTKEHPVERWYRDLRAIGVAEGVVLI encoded by the coding sequence GTGATGATGAGCACTCGAGACAGCGCAACGAAGCGACGTCCAGACACGTCCGCGGTCGGCCTGAACCACCCCAAGCGGGACTGGATGGGCGCGGCGATGCGGGTGATGACGACCCTGACCGGGTCGGAACTCGCCGAGAAGTACAACCTGCGCAAGCCGATCGAGCGAGTCACCTACGAGGGCACCAAGACCGGCTTCCGCACCCTCGGCGCCGCCACCCGCGCCTTCGCCAAGGTCACCGGCGGCGGCCAGCCCAAGCGGCTCGCGCCCAACGAGGCGAAGAACAAGGACTTCTTCGACCTGACGCCGACCGACGAGCAGCAGATGATCACCGAGACGGTGAAGGAATTCGCCGCCGAGATCCTGCGCCCGGCCGCCTACGAGGCCGACGCGGCCGCCAAGGCGCCGCGCGATCTGCTCGAGCGTGCCGCCGAACTCGGGATCACCCTGATCAACGTGCCGGAGGAACTCGAAGGCGCCGCCTCCGAGCGCGGCGCGGTCACCAATTCCCTTGTGGCCGAAGCGCTCGCGCACGGCGACATGGGCCTCGCGCTGCCCATCCTCGCACCGAGCGGTGTCGCGGTCGCCCTCTCCCAGTGGGGTACCGACGCCCAGCAGAAGACCTACCTGCCCGCCTTCACCGGCGAGAACGTGCCGCAGGCCTCCGTCGTGATCAGCGAGCCGCGCGCGCTGTTCGATCCGTTCGCGTTGCAGACCAAGGCCGTTCGCTCGCCGAGCGGCTACCGGATCTCCGGCGTGAAGAGCCTGGTGCCCGCCGCCGCGGACGCCGAGCTGTTCCTGATCGCCGCCGAACTCGACGGCCGCCCCGCGCTTTTCATCGTCCCGTCGGACGCGCCCGGCCTGGTGGTCGAGGCCGATCCGAGCATGGGCCTGCGCGCGGCCGGTCTCGGCCGCCTGCTGCTCGACAACGTCGCGGTCGGCACCGACGCGATCCTCGGTGACGGCGACGCCAAGCAGCGCGCCGAGGACTACGCCGACGCGGTCCGGCTGGCTCGCCTCGGCTGGGCCTCGCTCGCCGTCGGCACCGGACAGGCCGTGCTGGACTACGTGATTCCCTACGTGAACGAGCGCGAGGCGTTCGGCGAGCCGATCTCCAACCGCCAGGCCGTCGCCTTCATGGTCGCCAACATCGCGATCGAGCTCGACGGACTGCGCTTGGTCACCCTGCGCGGCGCCTCCCGTGCCGAACAGGGCCTCTCCTTCGCCCGCGAGGCCTCACTGGCCCGAAAGCTGGCCACGGACAAGGGCATGCAGATCGGCCTCGACGGCGTGCAGCTGCTCGGCGGCCACGGCTTCACCAAGGAACACCCGGTCGAGCGCTGGTACCGCGATCTGCGGGCCATCGGCGTCGCCGAAGGTGTCGTGCTCATCTAG
- a CDS encoding acyl-CoA dehydrogenase family protein — translation MINLELPKKLRASANQAHQVATEIFRPISRKYDLAEHEYPVELDTMAAMVEGLADSGTQKIGGAAGGREDDSESDNHATELLGNSNGGNMSALLNALETSWGDVGLMLSIPYQGLGNAAIAAVATDEQLKRFGKVWASMAITEPSFGSDSAAVTTTAVLDGDEWVLNGEKIFVTAGQRSTHIVVWASVDRSLGRAAIKSFVVPRDAPGLSVARLEHKLGIKASDTAVLLLQDCRIPKDNILGSPEVNVEKGFAGVMQTFDNTRPLVAAMAVGVARAALEELRAILTDAGVEISYDIPPNNQHAAAAEFLRMEADYEAAYLLSLRAAWMADNKKPNSLEASMSKAKAGRTGTDVSLKAVELAGAIGYSQRTLLEKWGRDSKILDIFEGTQQIQQLIVARRILGKTSAELK, via the coding sequence ATGATCAATCTCGAACTCCCCAAGAAGCTGCGGGCCAGCGCCAACCAGGCCCACCAGGTCGCGACCGAGATCTTCCGCCCGATCTCGCGCAAATACGACCTCGCCGAGCACGAGTACCCGGTCGAGCTGGACACCATGGCCGCCATGGTCGAAGGCCTCGCCGACTCCGGCACACAGAAGATCGGCGGCGCGGCGGGCGGTCGTGAGGACGACAGCGAGTCCGACAACCACGCCACCGAACTGCTCGGAAACAGCAACGGCGGCAACATGTCCGCGCTGCTGAACGCCCTGGAGACCTCCTGGGGTGACGTCGGCCTGATGCTCTCGATCCCCTACCAGGGCCTCGGCAACGCGGCCATCGCCGCCGTCGCCACCGACGAGCAGCTGAAGCGGTTCGGCAAGGTGTGGGCCTCCATGGCGATCACCGAGCCGTCGTTCGGTTCCGACTCCGCCGCCGTCACCACCACCGCCGTGCTCGACGGCGACGAGTGGGTGCTCAACGGCGAGAAGATCTTCGTGACCGCGGGCCAGCGCTCCACCCACATCGTGGTGTGGGCCTCGGTCGACCGCAGCCTCGGCCGCGCGGCGATCAAGTCGTTCGTCGTGCCGCGCGACGCTCCCGGCCTCTCGGTGGCCCGGCTCGAGCACAAGCTCGGCATCAAGGCCTCCGACACCGCGGTACTGCTGTTGCAGGACTGCCGGATTCCGAAGGACAACATCCTCGGCAGCCCGGAAGTCAACGTGGAGAAGGGTTTTGCCGGGGTCATGCAGACCTTCGACAACACCCGGCCGCTGGTCGCCGCGATGGCGGTCGGCGTAGCCCGTGCCGCCCTCGAGGAGCTGCGCGCCATCCTGACCGACGCCGGCGTGGAGATCTCCTACGACATCCCGCCGAACAACCAGCACGCCGCGGCCGCCGAATTCCTGCGCATGGAAGCCGATTACGAGGCGGCGTACCTGCTGTCGCTGCGCGCCGCCTGGATGGCCGACAACAAGAAGCCGAACTCGCTCGAGGCCTCCATGTCCAAGGCCAAGGCGGGCCGCACCGGCACCGACGTCTCGCTCAAGGCCGTCGAACTCGCCGGCGCCATCGGCTATTCCCAGCGCACCCTGCTGGAAAAGTGGGGCCGCGACTCGAAGATCCTCGACATCTTCGAAGGCACCCAGCAGATCCAGCAGCTCATCGTCGCCCGCCGCATCCTCGGCAAGACGAGTGCTGAGCTGAAGTAA